A single genomic interval of Microbacterium hydrocarbonoxydans harbors:
- a CDS encoding metal-sensitive transcriptional regulator, with protein MNGYENNKADLRKRLNRVEGQVRGIARMVDDDKCCIDILTQVSAATKALETVALSLLGDHLSHCVAQASTEGGEVAAEKVREANEAIARLVRS; from the coding sequence ATGAACGGCTACGAGAACAACAAGGCTGATCTGCGTAAGCGGTTGAACCGTGTCGAGGGTCAGGTGCGGGGTATCGCGCGGATGGTCGACGACGACAAGTGCTGCATCGACATCCTCACGCAGGTCTCTGCGGCGACGAAGGCTCTCGAAACGGTCGCATTGTCGCTCTTGGGGGACCATCTCAGTCATTGCGTCGCCCAGGCGAGTACCGAGGGCGGCGAGGTTGCGGCAGAGAAGGTCCGCGAGGCCAACGAAGCAATCGCCCGTCTTGTCCGTTCATGA
- a CDS encoding heavy-metal-associated domain-containing protein, with the protein MTDRIELGLKDASADGCACCAVPSTTEVSVSGVSLVSEEILVAGMTCSHCVSSVSDELSTVDGVESVTIDLNAGATSRVTIHSAAPVDHAAVKAAVEEAGYTLATGQA; encoded by the coding sequence ATGACTGATCGCATCGAACTCGGACTCAAGGACGCATCCGCCGACGGTTGCGCCTGCTGCGCTGTCCCATCGACCACCGAGGTATCCGTTTCGGGTGTGTCTCTGGTGTCGGAGGAGATTCTGGTTGCCGGGATGACGTGCTCGCATTGCGTATCCAGCGTCAGCGACGAGCTGAGCACTGTCGATGGTGTCGAATCCGTCACCATCGACCTGAACGCTGGCGCCACCTCCCGGGTGACCATCCACAGTGCCGCACCCGTCGATCACGCCGCCGTGAAGGCTGCGGTCGAAGAGGCCGGCTACACGCTCGCGACCGGCCAGGCCTGA
- a CDS encoding heavy metal translocating P-type ATPase translates to MSQHDEHTNQAAHPNHGGFPTTEHDHAAMSHEHGASQEHAGQEGHGGHAGHADHVGQFRRLFWIMLVLAVPVVGFSMMFSMLLGYPLPDAPWVGWVSPVLGTVMYVWGGAPFLTGAVSELRARKPGMMLLIALAITVAFLASWGASLGVLHHELDFWWELALLIVIMLLGHWIEMRSLAQTTSALDSLAALLPDEAEKVEGDTTVTVAPADLLVGDVVVVRPGGRVPADGRIVQGSASMDESMITGESRPVRRSDGDQVIAGTVATDSGVRVEITAIGEDTALAGIQKLVTEAQSSSSRAQRLADKAAGWLFWFALGAAAITAVVWTIVGQPDAAVIRTITVLVIACPHALGLAIPLVVSIATERAARGGVLIKDRLALESMRTVDTVLFDKTGTLTKGTPAVTAIDPVLETDPDQLLAWAAAAEADSEHPLARAIVNAAKDKTLRVPSSSDFESSPAVGVRARVDGHVVQVGGPYMLEQENAHELPVADEWRHEGAIILHVLVDGQVAGALRLADEIRSESRHAVDALHERGVQVVMITGDADAVAASVAGDLGIDRYFAGVRPEDKASKVKELQSEGRKVAMVGDGVNDAPALAQADVGIAIGAGTDVAIASAGVILASDDPRSVISVIELSRASYQKMKQNLWWAAGYNLLSVPLAAGVLAPIGFVLPMSVGAVLMSLSTIVVALNAQLLRRLNLSPDAVVNE, encoded by the coding sequence ATGAGCCAGCACGACGAGCACACCAATCAGGCCGCGCACCCCAATCACGGCGGGTTCCCTACCACGGAGCACGACCACGCGGCGATGAGCCACGAGCACGGTGCTTCTCAAGAGCACGCCGGTCAGGAGGGCCACGGTGGGCACGCTGGCCATGCCGATCATGTGGGCCAGTTCCGGCGGTTGTTCTGGATCATGCTGGTCCTCGCGGTCCCGGTTGTCGGGTTCTCGATGATGTTCTCGATGCTGCTCGGATACCCGCTGCCAGACGCCCCGTGGGTCGGGTGGGTGTCTCCGGTTCTCGGAACGGTCATGTATGTGTGGGGTGGGGCGCCGTTCCTCACCGGCGCGGTGAGTGAACTCCGTGCGCGTAAGCCCGGGATGATGCTGCTGATCGCGCTCGCGATCACGGTGGCATTCTTGGCGTCGTGGGGTGCGAGCCTGGGTGTGCTGCATCACGAGCTCGACTTCTGGTGGGAACTCGCGCTGCTCATCGTGATCATGCTGCTCGGTCACTGGATCGAGATGCGCTCCCTCGCCCAGACGACGTCAGCGTTGGATTCTTTGGCCGCGCTGCTCCCCGACGAGGCGGAGAAGGTGGAAGGCGACACGACGGTCACGGTCGCCCCGGCCGACCTGTTGGTGGGGGATGTTGTGGTGGTTCGCCCCGGCGGCCGGGTCCCCGCGGACGGGCGGATCGTGCAGGGCTCGGCCAGCATGGACGAGTCGATGATCACCGGAGAGTCCCGGCCCGTGCGCCGCAGCGACGGCGACCAGGTCATCGCCGGCACGGTCGCGACCGATTCTGGTGTGCGGGTGGAGATCACCGCGATCGGTGAGGACACTGCTCTCGCGGGAATCCAGAAACTCGTCACCGAAGCGCAGAGTTCGTCGTCGCGCGCGCAGCGGCTCGCGGATAAGGCTGCGGGGTGGTTGTTCTGGTTCGCACTGGGCGCTGCCGCGATCACCGCCGTTGTCTGGACGATCGTCGGTCAGCCTGACGCGGCCGTCATCCGCACGATCACCGTGCTGGTGATCGCCTGCCCGCATGCTCTGGGCCTGGCGATCCCACTCGTCGTGTCGATCGCAACCGAGCGGGCCGCTCGCGGTGGCGTCCTGATCAAGGATCGTCTCGCGCTGGAGAGCATGCGCACGGTCGACACCGTCCTGTTCGACAAGACCGGCACCCTCACCAAGGGCACCCCCGCCGTTACTGCAATCGATCCTGTCCTGGAGACTGACCCTGACCAGCTGCTGGCATGGGCCGCCGCGGCAGAGGCGGATTCCGAGCACCCCCTCGCTCGCGCGATCGTAAACGCGGCGAAGGACAAGACTCTCCGTGTCCCGTCCTCGTCGGACTTCGAGTCGTCCCCGGCGGTCGGGGTGCGTGCGCGTGTCGATGGACACGTCGTGCAGGTCGGTGGCCCGTATATGCTCGAGCAGGAGAACGCCCATGAGCTGCCTGTTGCCGACGAGTGGCGTCACGAGGGTGCGATCATCCTCCACGTGCTCGTCGACGGGCAGGTCGCGGGCGCACTGCGCCTCGCGGATGAGATCCGGTCGGAGTCGCGTCACGCGGTCGATGCTCTCCATGAGCGTGGTGTGCAGGTGGTCATGATCACCGGTGACGCTGACGCGGTCGCCGCATCGGTGGCGGGCGATCTGGGTATCGACCGGTACTTCGCGGGAGTGCGGCCGGAGGACAAGGCCTCGAAGGTGAAAGAGCTGCAGAGCGAAGGCCGCAAGGTCGCAATGGTCGGTGACGGCGTGAACGACGCCCCTGCGCTCGCGCAGGCGGATGTCGGGATTGCGATCGGTGCGGGTACGGACGTCGCGATCGCTTCGGCGGGCGTGATCCTCGCCAGCGACGACCCCCGGTCCGTGATCTCCGTAATCGAGCTGTCGCGGGCCAGCTACCAGAAGATGAAGCAGAACCTCTGGTGGGCCGCCGGGTACAACCTCCTCTCCGTCCCGCTCGCGGCTGGCGTGCTCGCACCCATCGGGTTTGTGCTTCCGATGTCCGTGGGGGCGGTGTTGATGTCGCTGTCCACGATCGTTGTCGCTTTGAACGCGCAGCTGCTGCGCCGGCTGAACCTGAGCCCGGACGCCGTCGTCAACGAGTAG
- a CDS encoding DUF305 domain-containing protein has product MKTRFAATAALTLVALLGLAGCAGTTSGGGDMPGMDHESSSSAPASADANDADIMFASMMKEHHAQAIDMSDMLLSKNGVDARVVALAEEIKAAQEPEIQKMDQWLEEWGADTADMEGMDHSGGMMSDEDMQALEDATGADASRLFLEQMIQHHEGAVEMAQEEVDNGQNSDAVALAETIIEAQTTEIATMEDLLATL; this is encoded by the coding sequence ATGAAGACCCGTTTTGCGGCGACTGCCGCGCTCACCCTCGTTGCGTTGCTTGGACTCGCCGGCTGCGCCGGAACCACGTCCGGCGGCGGCGATATGCCCGGCATGGACCACGAGAGCAGCAGCTCCGCCCCGGCATCCGCGGACGCCAACGATGCCGACATCATGTTCGCCAGCATGATGAAAGAACACCACGCTCAGGCCATCGACATGTCTGACATGCTCCTCAGCAAGAACGGCGTCGACGCACGTGTCGTCGCTCTCGCTGAAGAGATCAAGGCCGCGCAGGAACCCGAGATCCAGAAGATGGATCAGTGGCTCGAAGAGTGGGGCGCTGACACCGCCGACATGGAGGGCATGGATCACAGCGGCGGCATGATGTCCGACGAGGACATGCAGGCTCTCGAAGATGCCACCGGTGCGGACGCCAGCCGCCTGTTCCTCGAGCAGATGATCCAGCACCACGAGGGTGCCGTCGAGATGGCCCAGGAAGAGGTCGACAACGGTCAGAACAGCGACGCGGTCGCTCTGGCCGAAACGATCATCGAGGCGCAGACCACGGAGATCGCCACGATGGAAGACCTCCTCGCCACGCTCTGA
- a CDS encoding F510_1955 family glycosylhydrolase, which yields MNRYSPLPAFAIALIAVTATGCAAPQTSGTDAVPPVIEHIHGVAADPNSENLFVATHGGIFTLTPEGALAGPIGGYDFDAMGFTVLDDALLASGHPGTQTPAELGSPNLGVIRSDDFGETWSPIALTGTTDFHTLTAGPDGTLYGIASDGVDLLISTDNGREWNRGATLAAADLAATNDGLYAAAEEGLLLSTDNGASFAPVADAPLLYALDVRPDGTLAGVGTDGALWSQNTEGTWQRLDPLQGAAQAFTAIGDDSFVVVDDRGIVQIAPDDTTVLAPVR from the coding sequence ATGAACCGCTACTCACCCCTACCCGCTTTTGCGATCGCTCTTATAGCCGTCACCGCCACCGGATGCGCCGCACCACAAACCTCCGGCACCGATGCGGTTCCCCCCGTCATCGAACACATTCACGGTGTCGCCGCTGACCCAAACAGTGAGAACCTCTTCGTAGCCACCCACGGGGGAATCTTCACCCTCACACCCGAAGGTGCGCTCGCCGGTCCCATCGGAGGCTACGACTTCGATGCGATGGGATTCACCGTCCTCGACGATGCCCTCTTAGCATCCGGACACCCGGGCACGCAGACACCCGCAGAGCTCGGCTCCCCAAACCTGGGCGTCATTCGCAGTGACGACTTCGGCGAAACCTGGTCACCGATCGCTCTCACCGGCACTACGGACTTCCATACCCTCACCGCTGGACCGGACGGCACTCTCTACGGGATCGCTTCTGACGGGGTCGACCTGCTCATCAGCACTGACAACGGTCGCGAATGGAACCGCGGCGCCACACTTGCCGCGGCAGACCTCGCAGCCACCAACGACGGTCTCTACGCGGCGGCAGAAGAAGGACTACTTCTCAGCACCGATAACGGCGCCAGCTTCGCCCCCGTCGCGGACGCCCCACTGCTCTACGCCCTCGACGTCCGACCCGACGGCACGCTCGCAGGAGTCGGAACGGACGGCGCCCTCTGGTCTCAGAACACCGAAGGAACATGGCAGCGCCTCGACCCCCTCCAAGGGGCCGCCCAGGCCTTCACCGCGATCGGTGACGACAGCTTCGTTGTGGTCGATGACCGCGGCATCGTCCAGATCGCACCCGATGACACGACCGTCCTCGCCCCCGTCCGGTAG
- the cmtR gene encoding Cd(II)/Pb(II)-sensing metalloregulatory transcriptional regulator CmtR yields the protein MLTIASRLDVMNRLGRAMADPSRSRILLALLNVPGYPAELARELDLTRTNVSNHLTCLRGCGLVVATPEGRRTRYEIADPHLAVGLRHMLEAVVAVDEGFPCTDEKCECCA from the coding sequence GTGCTGACTATTGCTTCTCGTCTTGATGTGATGAACCGTCTCGGTCGCGCGATGGCAGACCCGTCGCGCTCGCGGATCCTTCTTGCGCTCTTGAATGTGCCTGGCTATCCAGCTGAGCTCGCTCGCGAACTGGATCTCACACGTACGAATGTCTCCAATCATCTGACGTGCCTGCGCGGGTGCGGTCTGGTTGTTGCGACCCCGGAAGGCCGGCGCACGCGTTACGAGATCGCGGACCCGCATCTCGCAGTGGGCCTACGACACATGCTGGAAGCGGTCGTCGCCGTTGACGAGGGTTTTCCGTGCACGGACGAGAAGTGTGAGTGCTGCGCATGA
- a CDS encoding heavy metal translocating P-type ATPase, which yields MSEECCGPDEPRKARTIQRVELTRSHRTGDACCEPDPVRNATSSEAHEEGDACCGPALPSKAGVDDDEIEVRPPWWRDIALLPSALSGLFLVAGYAFEWAGIEIPALVLQWAALLTGAYTFVPGAIRRLIRGRLGVGLLMTIAAIGAVLLGHVGEAATLAFLFSLAEALEDRAMDRAKEGLRALLSLIPETVRVSRLAGDTTIPAADVRELDILIVGAGERVATDGVVVEGRSSLDTSAITGESIPVDVHPGTAVAAGSVNGASTLRIEATADGRDNSLTQIVSLVEQAHARKGDRARLADRIARPLVPVVLIAAALVAVFGFIVGDPSTWIERALVVLVAASPCALAIAVPVTVISAIGSASKFGVVIKSGEAFEQLGTIQAVALDKTGTLTRNEPAVVDVRPAAGISRDELLTWAGAVEETSSHPLAAAITTAAPGAAGAVDVVEDAGHGITGRVNGTLVRVGNVRWLAPGVLHSAADEMAEDGMTVVVVEAEGEIAGLIGIRDELRPESAATVRLLQDAGIGITMLTGDNERTARAIAAQAGITDVRAEQLPADKATVIEQLAAARPTAMVGDGINDAPALATATVGIAMGLKGSAAAIESADVAFTGNDLRLIPGALAHARRGRRIMTANIVLALAIILVLFPLALFGVLGLAGVVLVHEIAEVFVILNGVRAARRPAALRSPAATSVPAQV from the coding sequence ATGAGTGAAGAGTGCTGCGGCCCAGACGAGCCCCGGAAGGCTCGCACGATTCAGCGCGTTGAGTTGACGCGTTCCCACAGGACGGGAGACGCATGTTGCGAGCCCGACCCGGTGCGAAATGCCACGTCCTCCGAGGCCCATGAGGAAGGCGATGCTTGCTGCGGACCGGCGCTGCCGTCCAAGGCAGGCGTGGATGACGATGAGATCGAGGTGCGTCCGCCGTGGTGGCGCGACATCGCGCTACTGCCGTCCGCGCTGTCGGGCCTTTTCCTGGTCGCCGGGTACGCGTTCGAGTGGGCGGGTATCGAAATCCCCGCGCTTGTGCTGCAATGGGCTGCTCTGCTGACCGGCGCCTACACCTTCGTTCCTGGTGCGATCCGCCGGTTGATCCGGGGTCGACTTGGCGTCGGGCTGCTGATGACGATTGCCGCGATCGGTGCGGTTCTGCTCGGCCATGTCGGTGAGGCTGCGACCTTGGCGTTCCTGTTTTCGCTGGCGGAGGCTCTCGAGGACCGTGCGATGGATCGGGCGAAAGAGGGTCTGCGTGCCCTGCTGTCCCTGATCCCGGAGACCGTGCGTGTCTCTCGTCTCGCCGGCGACACGACGATCCCGGCCGCGGATGTCCGTGAGCTCGATATCCTCATCGTTGGAGCAGGCGAGCGTGTTGCCACCGATGGTGTTGTTGTCGAAGGGCGTTCGAGCCTGGACACATCCGCGATCACCGGTGAGTCCATCCCGGTCGACGTGCATCCCGGCACTGCGGTCGCGGCGGGCTCGGTGAACGGTGCATCGACGCTGCGGATCGAGGCGACCGCGGACGGGCGCGACAACTCGCTCACCCAGATCGTGTCCCTCGTGGAGCAGGCCCACGCCCGCAAGGGCGACCGCGCGCGGCTTGCTGACCGGATCGCCCGCCCCCTCGTCCCCGTGGTGCTGATCGCCGCGGCCCTTGTCGCCGTGTTCGGATTCATCGTCGGAGATCCGTCGACCTGGATCGAGCGTGCACTCGTCGTCCTCGTCGCCGCGTCTCCTTGTGCTCTTGCGATCGCGGTGCCGGTCACGGTGATCAGCGCCATCGGGTCCGCGTCGAAGTTCGGCGTCGTGATCAAGTCCGGGGAAGCGTTCGAGCAGCTCGGCACCATCCAGGCGGTGGCGCTGGACAAGACCGGTACCCTCACCCGCAACGAGCCGGCCGTCGTCGACGTGCGCCCCGCAGCCGGCATCTCACGGGACGAGCTGTTGACCTGGGCGGGAGCAGTCGAAGAGACAAGCAGCCACCCGCTCGCCGCCGCGATCACCACGGCCGCCCCCGGCGCAGCTGGAGCCGTGGACGTCGTCGAAGACGCCGGCCACGGCATCACCGGCCGCGTCAACGGCACCCTGGTCCGCGTCGGCAACGTCCGGTGGCTCGCCCCCGGAGTCCTCCACTCGGCCGCTGATGAGATGGCCGAAGACGGCATGACCGTGGTCGTCGTTGAAGCCGAGGGCGAGATTGCCGGGCTCATCGGCATCCGCGACGAGCTGCGCCCTGAATCCGCCGCAACCGTGCGACTGCTGCAGGATGCCGGTATCGGGATCACGATGCTCACCGGGGACAACGAACGCACCGCCCGCGCGATTGCGGCACAGGCGGGCATCACCGACGTCCGCGCAGAGCAGCTCCCTGCGGACAAGGCCACGGTCATCGAACAACTCGCCGCCGCGCGCCCGACAGCCATGGTCGGTGACGGCATCAACGACGCCCCCGCCCTCGCGACCGCCACCGTCGGTATCGCCATGGGGCTGAAGGGCTCGGCTGCTGCCATCGAGTCTGCCGACGTCGCCTTTACCGGGAACGATCTCCGATTGATCCCCGGCGCGCTCGCGCACGCTCGTCGCGGTCGCCGGATCATGACCGCCAACATCGTGCTCGCCTTGGCGATCATCCTCGTGTTGTTCCCGCTCGCCCTCTTCGGCGTGCTCGGGCTTGCCGGTGTAGTTCTCGTGCACGAGATCGCGGAAGTGTTCGTCATCCTCAACGGGGTGCGCGCGGCGCGGCGCCCTGCTGCCCTGCGGTCACCTGCCGCAACCTCCGTACCCGCCCAGGTCTGA
- a CDS encoding DsbA family protein: MKSSMKAVLVTVALAVVLLIVALVFVLVNQSRAAAPETGAADGPQVVRENSHVLDDGGDGAVTVVEFLDFECEACGAFYPLVEDLRGKFDGEITYVIRYFPLPGHLNSKNAAIAAEAAAQQGRLEEMYHRLFETQSQWGEAQESRADLFRGFAEELGLDMAAFDDAVADPATAERVQFDLDEGEQLGVSSTPSFFIDGEPVVLETWNDLEDTIEAAVNGAE; encoded by the coding sequence ATGAAATCTTCTATGAAAGCGGTACTTGTCACCGTGGCTCTCGCCGTGGTGTTGCTGATCGTTGCGCTGGTGTTCGTCCTTGTCAATCAGAGTCGAGCTGCCGCACCCGAGACGGGGGCCGCTGATGGTCCACAGGTCGTCCGTGAGAACTCGCATGTCCTCGATGACGGAGGAGATGGGGCGGTGACGGTGGTCGAGTTCCTCGATTTCGAGTGCGAGGCCTGCGGTGCTTTTTATCCCCTCGTCGAGGATCTCCGTGGCAAGTTCGATGGCGAGATCACGTACGTGATCCGCTACTTCCCGTTGCCGGGTCATCTCAACTCGAAGAATGCCGCGATCGCTGCCGAAGCCGCAGCGCAGCAGGGACGGCTGGAAGAGATGTATCACCGCCTGTTCGAGACGCAGTCTCAATGGGGTGAGGCTCAAGAGTCTCGTGCGGACCTGTTCCGGGGATTTGCGGAGGAACTCGGATTGGATATGGCCGCGTTCGATGATGCGGTCGCTGATCCGGCGACTGCAGAACGGGTCCAGTTCGATCTAGACGAGGGTGAGCAGCTCGGTGTCAGCAGTACCCCCTCGTTCTTCATCGATGGGGAGCCTGTCGTGCTGGAGACGTGGAATGACCTGGAGGACACCATTGAAGCCGCGGTGAACGGTGCTGAATGA
- a CDS encoding flavin-containing monooxygenase, giving the protein MARSLSHRRVIIVGAGHSGLATAAALRSSGLEPQKDFVIIDSAPPGRRSWATRWQSMKLRSAARHSVVRGFPFPGDGDRYPSKDEMSDYLSSVENALGVKTVWGTRALGITRLGDGSTLHLSTSAGEVQTRNVVCATGAAAVPRVPGWRLELAVPGVVLHSSQYLYPAQIPPGRVLIVGGGFSGVEIAEELASSHDVTLSTRAESSEVSERPIWSRLRRRGPMSESRPRVASTDVTHAAAVTEVHGDTVMFADGASVKPHSVILATGYRPADAWLPDSEPPGQPLHVNARIPGLFTVGMPRYSRADAGTLAGAGRDAAIVARHIVGRP; this is encoded by the coding sequence ATGGCGCGTTCGCTATCGCACCGTCGCGTCATCATCGTCGGCGCCGGGCACTCCGGGTTGGCGACAGCCGCCGCACTCAGGTCCTCCGGGCTTGAGCCGCAGAAGGACTTCGTGATCATCGATTCTGCACCTCCCGGTCGACGAAGCTGGGCCACACGGTGGCAGTCGATGAAGCTACGCAGCGCGGCCCGCCACAGTGTCGTCCGCGGGTTTCCTTTCCCGGGCGATGGAGACCGTTATCCGAGTAAGGATGAGATGTCCGATTACCTGTCTTCGGTGGAGAACGCCCTCGGTGTGAAGACCGTGTGGGGCACTCGTGCTCTTGGAATCACCCGGTTGGGCGACGGATCCACACTGCATCTGTCGACCTCCGCCGGGGAAGTGCAAACCCGAAATGTGGTCTGTGCAACGGGAGCTGCCGCGGTGCCGCGCGTGCCGGGCTGGCGCCTGGAACTGGCAGTACCCGGTGTTGTGCTGCATTCCAGCCAGTACCTCTATCCCGCCCAGATACCTCCCGGCCGCGTGTTGATCGTTGGCGGTGGATTCAGCGGAGTGGAGATTGCAGAAGAGCTCGCTTCCTCCCACGACGTCACCCTCTCCACTCGAGCGGAATCCTCAGAGGTGTCGGAGCGGCCCATCTGGTCGAGGCTGCGACGTCGGGGTCCGATGTCTGAGTCACGCCCCCGCGTAGCTTCGACAGACGTCACTCATGCCGCCGCCGTGACGGAGGTACACGGAGACACCGTGATGTTCGCCGATGGGGCGTCCGTGAAGCCGCATTCCGTGATCCTTGCGACCGGGTACAGGCCGGCGGACGCATGGCTGCCCGATTCGGAGCCGCCCGGGCAGCCTTTGCACGTCAATGCACGCATCCCGGGACTGTTCACTGTTGGCATGCCGCGTTACTCCCGGGCAGATGCGGGCACCCTCGCTGGGGCGGGTCGTGATGCGGCGATCGTCGCCCGGCACATCGTTGGACGGCCGTAA
- a CDS encoding cation diffusion facilitator family transporter, translated as MTDTGHSHGIGDATPRNRLVIAFAITSSVFIVEVIGAIITGSLALLVDAAHMLTDVVGLAMAVTAAHLMNRPPTPKYTFGLRRTEVLGALAQATLLLGVGIFALVEGVRRLFEPPEIASGSLLFFGIVGLVANIASMLVLFSGRGRNLNMRAAFLEVVNDALGSVGVIASAILIAVFGWYQADAVAGVLIALLIIPRTLILLRASGRVLLESTPAGLDLEDVRRHILALPHVVAVHDLHATQVSTDLPTLTAHVVVDDTVTMEASAALLTSLQQCVNEHFAVSIEHSTFQIEPESHPGEHDTHA; from the coding sequence ATGACAGACACAGGGCACAGTCACGGTATCGGTGACGCCACTCCCCGCAATCGCCTGGTCATCGCGTTCGCGATCACCTCTTCGGTCTTCATCGTCGAAGTGATCGGCGCAATCATCACAGGCAGCCTCGCACTGCTTGTTGATGCGGCGCACATGCTCACCGATGTCGTCGGGTTGGCGATGGCCGTCACCGCTGCGCATCTGATGAATCGTCCCCCGACTCCCAAGTACACCTTCGGTCTTCGACGCACGGAGGTTCTCGGTGCGCTCGCTCAAGCAACTTTGCTGCTCGGGGTGGGCATCTTCGCGCTCGTGGAAGGCGTACGGCGGCTGTTCGAGCCCCCTGAGATCGCATCGGGGAGTCTGCTGTTCTTCGGCATCGTCGGTCTCGTCGCCAACATCGCCTCCATGCTCGTATTGTTCAGCGGCCGCGGACGCAATCTCAACATGCGCGCCGCGTTCCTCGAGGTCGTCAACGATGCCCTCGGTTCCGTCGGCGTCATCGCCAGCGCCATCCTCATCGCCGTTTTCGGTTGGTATCAGGCGGACGCCGTCGCGGGCGTCTTGATCGCGCTGCTCATCATTCCCCGCACTCTTATCCTGTTGCGAGCATCCGGTCGGGTGCTGTTGGAGTCCACACCCGCCGGCCTCGACCTCGAGGATGTCCGCCGCCACATCCTTGCCCTTCCGCACGTGGTCGCGGTGCACGACCTTCACGCGACCCAAGTCTCGACCGACCTCCCCACGCTCACCGCCCATGTCGTGGTCGATGACACCGTCACGATGGAAGCTTCCGCCGCATTGCTGACATCACTTCAGCAATGCGTCAACGAGCACTTCGCCGTGAGCATCGAACACTCCACCTTCCAGATCGAACCCGAATCCCACCCCGGAGAGCACGACACCCATGCATAA
- a CDS encoding copper resistance CopC family protein → MHKRLSARITALAAAALMVSASVVLGTTAPAAAHDEFVSAYPDADSAVDGSPDEISLMFTGLLPDGDGATVIDVVDETGANVAVDAPQATDDVITQHLSPDAATGVFTVRWKTVSADGHPISGEYVYTVRPATDTGSGTTTASPTPEASPQSSEETETASPAQTYGGTPSGGGAFEMLPLFFLSGLAIILGVGVVGVMMAGRRRHQRDRAEVAEDAAAAGEDADA, encoded by the coding sequence ATGCATAAACGCCTCTCGGCACGTATCACAGCCCTCGCCGCCGCCGCCCTGATGGTGTCGGCATCCGTCGTGCTGGGGACCACAGCCCCGGCCGCCGCTCACGACGAGTTCGTCTCGGCGTACCCCGACGCCGACTCGGCCGTCGACGGCTCTCCCGACGAGATCTCTCTGATGTTCACCGGGCTGCTTCCGGATGGTGACGGCGCAACAGTCATCGACGTGGTCGATGAAACCGGAGCAAACGTCGCAGTCGACGCCCCCCAGGCGACCGATGACGTTATCACGCAGCACCTCTCCCCGGACGCCGCGACCGGTGTCTTCACTGTCCGATGGAAGACCGTCTCCGCCGATGGGCATCCGATCAGCGGAGAGTACGTGTACACCGTCAGACCCGCGACGGACACGGGATCCGGCACAACCACCGCAAGCCCCACCCCTGAAGCCTCACCACAGAGCAGCGAAGAAACGGAAACCGCATCGCCGGCACAAACGTACGGCGGCACACCATCCGGAGGCGGTGCCTTCGAAATGCTGCCCCTATTCTTCCTCTCCGGTTTGGCTATCATCCTGGGGGTCGGGGTTGTGGGCGTGATGATGGCCGGGCGCCGCCGTCACCAGCGGGATCGCGCCGAAGTTGCTGAGGATGCCGCGGCCGCGGGGGAAGACGCCGATGCGTGA
- the lspA gene encoding signal peptidase II: MRDRVRRSAVVLIVAAIVILIDQGTKTLALNTLRQDARIPLIGDWLGLQLAFNPGAIFSLGEGSTWVITVVGLAVTAALIGAATRARNVWSAVGFGFIVGGAIGNLIDRLFSPPAFGIGHVTDFLAYGNLFIGNLADVALGIGAVFLIVAGLRISRRRPDPSSRPDPVDPVPAEETVHP, encoded by the coding sequence ATGCGTGATCGAGTCCGCCGGTCGGCCGTGGTGCTCATCGTCGCCGCCATCGTTATCCTGATCGATCAAGGCACCAAGACTCTTGCTCTGAACACGTTGCGACAGGATGCGCGTATACCGCTGATCGGTGACTGGCTCGGTCTTCAACTGGCCTTCAACCCCGGGGCGATCTTCTCGCTCGGGGAAGGCTCCACATGGGTCATCACCGTCGTCGGGCTCGCTGTCACCGCGGCCCTCATCGGTGCCGCTACCCGAGCCCGCAACGTGTGGTCGGCGGTTGGTTTCGGTTTCATCGTGGGCGGTGCGATCGGGAACCTCATCGATCGCTTATTCTCGCCGCCCGCGTTCGGGATCGGGCACGTCACCGATTTCCTTGCCTACGGGAACCTGTTCATCGGCAACCTCGCCGATGTCGCTCTCGGCATCGGTGCCGTGTTCCTCATCGTCGCGGGTCTGCGCATAAGCCGTCGCCGGCCAGACCCCTCGTCCCGCCCCGATCCCGTCGACCCTGTACCCGCCGAAGAAACGGTTCACCCATGA